The nucleotide window TTTGCGCTGCACTTCCTCATGCGGCGGCTTTCCGATCCACTCGGCGTGCGCATCTGCCAGGTTGGCGCCCTTAACCACTAAGGCTCCCTTCATGCTTCATGGCCTTCGGCATTCTCACGCTTGGAACGTCCCGAAACTCCACGGGATGGCAGCGTAGTTAGCCAGTCATAACAACGCCGGCGACCGTTGAGCGCCGACGTCTCTTAATTTGCCCTTATAGTCTTATACAAGCTACAGGATTTGCTGGCGAAATTGACCTTGGGCGCGGCGTGGCACCGGTCACAGTCTGGCGAAGCTGTTGGCATTTTGCAGCAACTTCGCAGCTGGCTATCGGCAAACTCTGCGGATTGAAAATACCGCCACCGGTGTCCCGTCGAATACCGGGCCCGGCTCGCACGGGTTGGATTGCGGGCGGTGCCGACCTAGCCAGGCGGTCGCAGGGCGGCGAACTCGTCGGTGACCCTCAGTTGGGAGTCGGCAAATCGGTACAACGCCGCGGGACGGCCACCGGTGCGGCCGGACTGGGCAATCGTGCCCGTGCGGGTGATCACCTTGCGACGGGCGAGGACACGTTGCAGGTTGGTCGCATCGACCTGATAACCCAATGCCGCCCCGTAAATGTCGCGCAATGTCGAAAGTGCAAATTCTTTTGGGGCCAAAGCAAATCCGATATTGGTATAGGACATCTTGGCTACCAACCTGGTGCGGGCGTGGGCCACCATCGGGCCGTGATCGAACGCCATCGGTGGCAATGAATTCACCGGATGCCAGCGCGTGTCCGCCGGCAGCTCCGGAGTGGCGGGGGAGGGGACAAGCCCGAGAAAGGTAGATGCGATTATCCGGTTGGCACCTGGCAGCCGATGCGGATCGGAAAACACCGCAAGCTGCTCCAAATGGGCCAGCTCGCGCAGATCCACTTTTTCGGCAAGTTGACGTCGCACCGAGGTGGTCATGTCCTCGTCGTTGCGTAAGCGTCCGCCCGGCAGGGACCAGGCACCTTTTTCTGGATCCTGTGCGCGCTGCCATAACAGCACGTTAAGCTGCGGTTTTCCGGCGCTTAACCCCTGTCCGCGGGCCGCTGCAATTTGGCGAACTTGAAACACGACAGCCAGAACTTCGTGAGCGGTGTTACCATAGGACATGTTTTCGATTATAAGTCGAAAACCTCATTAGCGGAAAAGGAGCCGCCGTGACGGTTTTGAATCGCATGGACACGCTCGTTCGTGACGTGACCGACATGTCTGCCCGGGTTACCAACTCGCCTGACGGCTACGCCGGAGTGGACGGCGACGCACGGTGGGCCGCGGAGATTCGCCGGTTAGCACGATTGCGTGGAGCCACGCTGCTGGCGCACAACTACCAGCTGCCAGCGATCCAAGACGTCGCCGACCATGTGGGGGATTCGCTGGCGTTGTCGCGTATCGCTGCCGATGCGCCTGAGGACACCATCGTGTTTTGCGGTGTGCACTTCATGGCGGAGACCGCCAAAATTCTGAGCCCGGACAAGACGGTGCTGATTCCCGATCAACGGGCGGGCTGCTCACTGGCCGACTCGATCACTCCCGACGATTTGCGCGCCTGGAAAGCCGAGCACCCGGACGCAGTCGTGGTTTCTTACGTCAACACCACGGCGGAGGTCAAGGCACTTACCGATATCTGTTGCACCTCGTCAAACGCGGTGGACGTGGTGGCCTCCATCGATCCCGCCCGCGAGGTGTTGTTTTGCCCGGACCAGTTTCTAGGGGCACACGTGCGCCGCGTGACCGGTCGCACCAATCTGCACGTCTGGGCGGGCGAGTGCCACGTGCACGCCGGGATTAACGGCGACGAACTCACTCACCAGGCGAGCGAGAACCCAGATGCCGAGCTATTCGTCCATCCCGAGTGCGGCTGCGCCACCTCGGCGCTCTATCTGGCCGGCGAAGGTGCTTTCCCGGCCGAGCGGGTAAAGATCTTGTCCACGGGTGGGATGCTCGACGCGGCACACGAGACACGCGCCCGCAAGGTCCTGGTCGCCACCGAGGTCGGCATGCTGCATCAGCTGAGACGGGCGGCGCCGGAAGTCGACTTCCAGGCCGTAAACGACCGCGCCTCATGCAAGTACATGAAGATGATCACTCCCGCGGCCTTGCTGCGCTGCCTGGTCGAAGGTGCCGACGAAGTCCATGTCGACCCCGACATTGCAGCCGCGGGGCGCCGGAGTGTGCAGCGGATGATCGAGATCGGGCAGCCGGGCGGCGGCGAATGAGGGCCGGTCCCGCGTGGCGGGATGTGGCCGACGTCGTCGTCATAGGTACCGGCGTCGCCGGCTTGGCGGCTGCGCTGGCCGCACATCGCCGCGGCCGCCGCGTTGTCCTCCTCAACAAGGCGGATGGCCGGTTTGGGGTCACGGCGACGCACTATGCCCAAGGTGGCATCGCGGTGGTGTTGCCGGATTCCAACGATTCGATCGACGAGCACGTCGCAGACACCCTGGCTGCCGGCGCTGGCCTGTGCGACCCGGACGCGGTGTACTCGATCGTCGCCGACGGCTTTCGGGCGATCACCGAACTGGTCGGTGAGGGAGCGCGGTTCGACGAAAAGGCGCCCGGCCGTTGGGCGCTCACCCGAGAAGGCGGGCACTCACGGCGACGGATCGTGCACGCGGGAGGCGACGCCACCGGGGCAGAAGTCCAGCGCGCGCTCGACCACGCCGCCGCCCTACTAGACATCCGTACCAGCCACGTCGCCGTGCGGGTGCTCCAAGACGACAGTGCGGTGACGGGTGTTTTGGTGCTCAGCCCCGATGGGCTCGGCGTCATCAGCGCGCCGTCGGTAATCCTGGCTACCGGCGGGCTAGGGCATTTGTACAGCGCCACCACCAACCCGGACGGTTCGACCGGTGACGGCATTGCGTTGGCGCTATGGGCCGGGGTCACGGTTAGTGATCTCGAGTTCATCCAGTTCCACCCAACGATGCTGTACGCCGGTGGCCGCGGCGGTGGCCGGCGGCCGCTGATCAGCGAGGCCGTCCGTGGGGAGGGCGCGATATTGCTTGACCGGCAAGGTCGTTCGATTACCGCGGGCGTTCATCCGATGGGTGATCTGGCGCCACGCGACGTCGTCGCGGCCGCTATCGATACTCGAATGAAAGCCACCGGCGATCCGTGCGTTTACCTCGACGCGCGTGGCATCGAGGGCTTCGAGTCGCGGTTCCCGACGGTCACCGCATCGTGTAGGGCCGCCGGTATCGATCCGATCCGTCAACCCATCCCGGTGATACCCGGCGCGCACTATAGCTGTGGCGGCGTCACCACCGATGTGTACGGCCGGACCGACCTGCCGGGCTTGTTCGCCGCCGGCGAGGTGGCCCGCACCGGCATGCACGGAGCCAACCGGCTGGCGTCCAACAGCCTGCTGGAAGGTTTGGTGGTCGGTGGACGCGCCGGGAAGGCAGCGGCCGCACACGCGGCGACGGCTGGGCCATCGCGCGCGACATGGCCCGAGCCGCTCGTGCACACCGCGCCGCAACGGGGTGAGCTCCAGCGGGCGATGAGTCAGGAAGCGTCGGTGGTGCGCAACGCCGACGGGCTGCGATGGCTGTCGGCGATGCTGGATGGGCCGGTTCGCAGTGTCGCCAGCCGCCGCGATTTCGAGGACGTGGCTTTGGCTCTGGCCGCCCGTGCCGTGGTCGCCGCCGCCTTGGCGCGCACCGAAAGTCGTGGTTGTCACCACCGCGCCGAGTGCTTGGATGCCACACCTGACCAGGCGCGCAGCATGATGATCCGGTTGGCCGACGACCCCAACACCGTATCCGCGGAGGCGTTGGCGGCGGTGGGCTGATGAAGCTGTCTGACGGTGAACGGGCCGCCGCTCGAGAGACCATTCGTCGTGGTCTCGACGAGGACCTGAGCTGTGGACCCGATGTCACCACGCTGGCTACGGTGCCCGCCGGCGCGACCGCCACAGCGTTAATGGTTCCCCGCGAGGCCGGCGTGGTCGCCGGGGTCGATGTTGCGTTGTTGGTGCTCGACGAGGTAATCGGAGCAGACGGATACCGGGTGCTCGATCGGGTCGACGACGGCGCCCGGGTGCAGCCCGGGGAGCCGGTCTTGACGATCCACGCGGAAACGCGCGGCCTACTAACTGCGGAACGCACCATGCTGAATTTGGTTTGTCACATGTCGGGGATTGCCACCACGACGGCGGCGTGGGTCGACGCCGTGCACGGCACCAAGGCCAAGATCCGCGATACCCGCAAAACATTGCCGGGTTTGCGCGCACTGCAGAAATATGCCGTGCGCGTCGGTGGCGGCGTCAACCACCGGTTGGCGTTGGGGGACGAGGCGTTGATCAAAGACAACCACGTTGCTGCGGCAGGCTCGGTGGTCGACGCGCTGCGGGCGGTGCGCGCCGCCGCACCCGAACTTTCTTGCGAGGTCGAAGTCGATTCACTCGAGCAGCTCGATGCCGTATTACCGGAAAAGCCGGAACTGATACTGCTGGATAACTTTCCCGTCTGGCAGACCCAGACGGCGGTGCAGCGACGGGACACCCGGGCACCAACGGTTCTGCTCGAGTCCTCGGGCGGGCTGAGTCTGGACAACGCGGCGACGTACGCCGCGACGGGTGTGGACTATCTCGCGGTGGGTGCGCTAACCCACTCGGTTCGTGTCCTGGACGTCGGCCTGGACATGTAGGTTGGGTCGCCGCGAGCTGGCGCATGCGGAATCCCGCGCACGCCTGCGACCGGGCTCAGGTGATGTCAGCCACGAAAATCCCCATCCGACCCACCTGCGCGCGCGCCATAAACGGCAATCCGTCGCCATCGGAGCCCGCCGGCAGAATCCGTGGGTTGGTGAGGTGAACGTGGTGCCGGGTGAAGCACACGTCGGCTTCTCCGGCGGCCAGCACGTTCTTGACCCAGTCGGTCTTGCCGTGGCCCAGCGCGATGGCCAACACATCGCCCTTGCGATAGGCGGTCACGATGGTGCGGTACTGCTTACCGGATTTGCGACCGCGATGTGTAATAGTTGCGGTGCCAGGCAGGTAGCGTGCGATCGGTTTGAGCGCAGGGTTGATGTATTTGATCTGAAACCGTTCAAACCAGGGCGGGAACACCATCGGTACGCCCGGGGCGTTGTTCGGGTGGTCCTTTGCGGACATAGTGTCTCACTTTCGCATGCATGGGCACTCTCCCCGCACTGTACCGGTCGGATATCCACTTGAGCTGCTCTGGGACAATGGTGAACGTGAGCACAACGCCTGCGCTGCTGGCCCGCATCGACCTACGAGGTGCCGAGTTGACGGCTGCTCGGCTCAGGGCGGCCATGCCGCGCGGGGGAGCCGACGTGGAGGCCGTATTGCCGTCGGTACGGCCCATCGTGCAAGCGGTCGCTGAGCGCGGCGCGGAAGCCGCCCTGGAGTACGGCGCGTCCTTCGATGGTGTGCGGCCGCCGGCGGTGCGGGTGCCGGACAGCGCACTGCACGCCGCGCTATCCGAGCTGGACCCCGACGTCCGCGACGCACTGCAGGTGATGGTCGAGCGGACCCGCGCCGTGCATACTGATCAGCGCCGTAGCGACGTCACTACGACGCTGGGCCCGGGTGCCACCGTCACCGAGCGCTGGATCCCGGTTGAGCGGGTGGGCTTGTACGTGCCCGGGGGTAACGCTGTGTATCCGTCCAGTGTGGTGATGAATGTGGTGCCCGCCCAGGCCGCCGGTGTCGACTCGCTGGTAATAGCGAGCCCGCCGCAGTCGGCGCCCCAGACCCGATTCGACGGGTTGCCACATCCGACCATCCTGGCCGCTGCGAGGTTACTGGGAGTCGATGAAGTTTGGTCCGTCGGTGGGGCGCAGGCGGTGGCGTTACTGGCCTACGGTGGCACCGACCGCGACGGCAGGGAATTGGTGCCGGTTGACATGATCACCGGCCCCGGCAACATATATGTCACCGCAGCAAAGCGGCTGTGCCGCTCGCAGGTTGGCATCGACGCCGAAGCGGGACCGACCGAGATCGCTATCCTCGCCGACAACATGGCCGATCCCGCGCACGTGGCTGCCGACCTGATCAGTCAGGCCGAACACGATGAAATGGCTGCCAGCGTGCTGGTTACCCCGAGCCAGGATCTGGCCGACGCCACCGACACCGAACTGGCGGCCCAGTTGCAGACCACCGTGCACCGCGAACGGGTGATCGCCGCGCTGCGTGGTCGCCAATCTGCGATCATCCTGGTCGATGATCTGGATGCCGGCGTCCAGGTTGTCAACGCCTATGCCGCTGAGCACCTGGAGATCCAAACCGCAGATGCACCGCAGGTCGCTAGTCGGATACGTTCGGCCGGAGCAATTTTCGTTGGCCCGTGGTCTCCGGTCAGCCTCGGCGACTACTGCGCAGGCTCCAACCACGTGCTACCCACCGCAGGCTGTGCCCGACACTCCAGTGGCCTCTCGGTACAGACCTTCTTACGTGGCGTTCATGTCGTCGACTACACCGAGGCGGCACTCAAAGACGTTTCCGGGCACGTGATCACGCTGGCGAAGGCCGAAGATCTGCCCGCCCACGGCGAGGCGGTACGGCGGAGGTTCGAACGATGACCGGAGCATCTGGGTCCAAGCCGACCTTGGACGACCTGCCGCTGCGCGATGATTTGCGAGGCAAATCTCCTTACGGAGCACCGCAGTTAAGGGTTCCGGTACGGCTGAATACCAACGAGAACCCACATCCTCCGACTCGGGAGTTGGTTGACGATGTTGTGCGTTCGGTGGGAGAGGCGGCGGTTGACTTGCACCGCTACCCGGACCGCGACGCGGTGGCATTGCGCACCGATCTGGCCAACTACCTGACTGCACAAACGGGGAGCCGGGTTGGTGTCGAAAATGTGTGGGCGGCCAACGGCTCCAACGAGATCCTGCAGCAATTGCTGCAAGCATTCGGGGGGCCGGGCAGAACCGCGATCGGATTCGTGCCGTCCTACTCGATGCACCCCATCATCTGCGACGGCACGCATACCGAGTGGCTGGAAGCGGTCCGTGCCCACGACTTTGGCCTCGATATCGAGACCGCGGTTGCTGCGATTGTCGATCGCAGGCCGGACGTCGTGTTCATTACCAGCCCCAACAACCCTACCGGCCAGAGTGTTTCGCTGTCGCATCTACGCAGGCTGCTCGACGTGGCACCGGGAATCCTGATTGTCGACGAGGCTTACGCCGAATTCTCGTCACAACCCAGCGCGGTGGAACTCATCGAGACCTACCCGACCAAGCTCGTCGTCAGTCGCACCATGAGCAAGGCATTTGCCTTCGCCGGCGGTCGACTGGGTTACTTGGTTGCCACGCCGGCATTAGTTGAAGCACTGTTGTTGGTACGACTGCCCTACCACTTGTCGTTGGTCACGCAAGCGGCGGCGCGCGCCGCGCTACGCCATGCCGACGACACGCTGGGTAGCGTTGCCACGCTCATCGCCGAGCGCGAGCGCGTGTCAGCAAGTCTGGCCAGCATGGGTTTCCGGGTTATTCCCAGCGACGCGAACTTCGTGCTGTTCGGCGAATTCGCCGATGCGCCAGCCGTCTGGCAGCGCTATCTGGATGCGGGTGTGCTGATCCGCGATGTCGGGATCCTGGGCTACCTGCGCGTTACCACCGGACTTGCCGACGAGAACGAAGCGTTCCTGAGGGCAAGCGCCCGGATCGCTGCCACCGAGCTGGCCCCAGCGGGAGCCAGCACCGTAGGAGCACCATGACAGGTATCCAGACAAGCACCGGCGCCCGGCGTGCGCGTATCGAACGCCGTACCCGCGAATCCGACATCGTCATCGAACTGGATCTAGACGGTGCCGGCAACGTCGATATCGACACCGGCGTACCGTTCTACGACCACATGCTCACGGCCCTGGGGAGCCACGCCAGCTTCGACCTGACGGTGCGCACTAAAGGCGATGTCGAAATCGAAGCGCACCACACCATCGAGGACACCGCGATCGCACTGGGGCAGGCGCTGGGGCAGGCGCTGGGTGACAAGAAGGGCATTCGCCGGTTCGGGGATGCCTTCATCCCGATGGATGAGACCCTGGCGCACGCTGCCGTAGACGTGTCGGGCCGGCCCTACTGTGTGCACACCGGTGAGCCAGATCACCTGCAGCACACCACTATTGCCGGAAATTCGGTGCCTTACCACACCGTGATCAACAGACACGTGTTCGAGTCGTTGGCCATGAACGCACGCATCGCACTACACGTGCGCGTGCTCTATGGTCGTGACCCCCACCACATTACCGAAGCGCAGTACAAGGCCGTCGCCCGTGCTTTGCGCCAGGCCGTCGAGCCCGATCCTCGCGTGTCAGGCGTGCCGTCGACTAAAGGTGTTTTGTGACAGGGAAATCGGTTGTAGTCCTTGATTACGGTTCGGGCAATCTTCGATCGGCGCAACGCGCATTGCAACGGGTTGGCGCCGATGTCGATGTCACCGCCGACACTGGTGCGGCCCTGGCCGCCGATGGCCTGGTGGTGCCGGGTGTCGGTGCCTTCGAAGCGTGCATGACGGGTCTGCGGAAAATTGGTGGTGAGCTAATCATCGCCGAACGGGTCACGGCAGGGCGGCCGGTGCTGGGGGTGTGCGTCGGTATGCAGATCCTGTTTGCCCGCGGAGTGGAGTTCGGAGTGGAGACTCAGGGGTGTGGCCAGTGGTCCGGCGCTGTCACCAGGCTAGCCGCCCCGGTGATCCCGCACATGGGCTGGAACACCGTGCGGACGGCCGCCGGCAGCGTGTTGTTCAAGGGTTTGGATGCGGGCGTTCGGTTTTACTTTGTGCATTCCTATGCGGCGCAGCGATGGGAAGGCGCATCCGATGCGCAATTGACCTGGGCAACCCACCAGGTGCCATTCTTGGCCGCGGTGGAGGACGGCCCGCTGGCCGCCACCCAGTTCCACCCGGAGAAGAGCGGGGACGCCGGAGCCACCGTACTGAGTAACTGGGTCGAGAGCTTGTGAGGGAAAACATCGTGCCGCTAATTTTGTTGCCCGCTGTCGACGTGGTCGAGGGTCGTGCCGTGCGCCTGGTGCAAGGCAAGGCCGGTAGTGAAACCGAATATGGCTCAGCGGTGGACGCTGCGCTTGGGTGGCAGCGAGACGGCGCCGAGTGGATTCACCTGGTCGACCTCGACGCCGCGTTCGGTCGAGGATCCAACCGCGAATTGTTGGCCGAAGTGGTGGCCAAACTTGACGTGCAGGTCGAGCTGTCCGGTGGCATCCGCGACGACGATTCATTGGCTGCGGCGCTGGCCACCGGCTGTGCCCGGGTGAACCTGGGCACAGCGGCGCTGGAAAACCCGCAGTGGTGTGCGCGCATGCTTGCCGAGCACGGCGATAAGGTGGCAGTAGGTTTGGACGTGCAAATTGTCGAGGGCCGGCATCGGTTGCGTGGGCGCGGCTGGGAAACCGACGGCGGCGACCTTTGGGACGTACTGGAACGCCTTGATCGTGAGGGGTGTTCGAGGTTCGTTGTCACCGATGTCACCAAGGACGGCACGCTCGCTGGCCCGAACCTGGAGTTGCTTGCGGCCGTCGCGGACCGGACCGAGGCGCCGGTAATCGCGTCCGGTGGCGTATCCAGTCTTGATGATTTGCGCGCCATCGCTACGCTTTCCGGTCGTGGGGTCGAGGGCGCCATCGTGGGCAAGGCGCTCTACGCCGGGCGGTTCACTTTGCCGCAGGCGCTGGCCGCGGTACGGGAATAGGTCCGCGATGGATCTGGCGGCGCGGGTGGCCCCGCTCGTTGAAAAGGCGTCGACCATTTTGGATGCGGTAGTACCGCAGTTTGTGGACGGCCACCGCGCCGACTCGGCAGTCCCCAAGAAGGGCAACGACTTCGCGACCGAAGTCGATCTTGCGATTGAGCGGCAGGTCGTCGCCGCGCTTGAAGCGGCCACCGGAATTGGCGTGCACGGCGAGGAGTTCGGTGGTACCGCCGTCGAGTCGCCCTGGGTGTGGGTGCTGGACCCGGTCGACGGCACCTTCAACTATGCGGCAGGATCGCCGATGGCTGCGATTCTGCTGGCCCTGCTGCACGATGGCGATCCAGTGGCGGGCCTGACCTGGTTGCCGTTCATCGACGAGCGCTACACGGCGGTTGCCGGCGGTCCTCTGCTGAAAAACGGTGTGCCACAAGTGTCGTTGGCCCCGGTCAAGCTGGCAGATAGCCTGATCGGAGTCGGCACCTTCAGCGCCGACTCGCGTGGCCCATACCCGGGGCGCTATCGGTTGGCAGTACTGGAGAATCTCAGCCGGGTGTCGTCGCGGTTGCGCATGCATGGATCGACCGGCATAGACCTGGTCTATGTTGCCGATGGAATATTAGGTGGCGCAATAAGTTTCGGCGGCCACATTTGGGATCTTGCAGCAGGAGTGGCCCAGGTGCGGGCCGCGGGTGGCATTGTCACCGGCCTGACCGGCGAACCGTGGACCCCGGAGACGCGCTCAGTGCTGGCCGCAGCACCCGGCGTGCACGGCGAGATCCTTGAGATGCTGCGTGCGATTGGCGAACCGGAGGATTACTGACATGTACACCGATGGCGGCCTTGCGGTACGTGTGATCCCGTGTCTGGATGTTGATGACGGGCGGGTGGTCAAGGGCGTCAATTTCGCGAACCT belongs to Mycobacterium basiliense and includes:
- a CDS encoding NUDIX hydrolase — its product is MSYGNTAHEVLAVVFQVRQIAAARGQGLSAGKPQLNVLLWQRAQDPEKGAWSLPGGRLRNDEDMTTSVRRQLAEKVDLRELAHLEQLAVFSDPHRLPGANRIIASTFLGLVPSPATPELPADTRWHPVNSLPPMAFDHGPMVAHARTRLVAKMSYTNIGFALAPKEFALSTLRDIYGAALGYQVDATNLQRVLARRKVITRTGTIAQSGRTGGRPAALYRFADSQLRVTDEFAALRPPG
- the nadA gene encoding quinolinate synthase NadA; this encodes MTVLNRMDTLVRDVTDMSARVTNSPDGYAGVDGDARWAAEIRRLARLRGATLLAHNYQLPAIQDVADHVGDSLALSRIAADAPEDTIVFCGVHFMAETAKILSPDKTVLIPDQRAGCSLADSITPDDLRAWKAEHPDAVVVSYVNTTAEVKALTDICCTSSNAVDVVASIDPAREVLFCPDQFLGAHVRRVTGRTNLHVWAGECHVHAGINGDELTHQASENPDAELFVHPECGCATSALYLAGEGAFPAERVKILSTGGMLDAAHETRARKVLVATEVGMLHQLRRAAPEVDFQAVNDRASCKYMKMITPAALLRCLVEGADEVHVDPDIAAAGRRSVQRMIEIGQPGGGE
- a CDS encoding L-aspartate oxidase, which gives rise to MRAGPAWRDVADVVVIGTGVAGLAAALAAHRRGRRVVLLNKADGRFGVTATHYAQGGIAVVLPDSNDSIDEHVADTLAAGAGLCDPDAVYSIVADGFRAITELVGEGARFDEKAPGRWALTREGGHSRRRIVHAGGDATGAEVQRALDHAAALLDIRTSHVAVRVLQDDSAVTGVLVLSPDGLGVISAPSVILATGGLGHLYSATTNPDGSTGDGIALALWAGVTVSDLEFIQFHPTMLYAGGRGGGRRPLISEAVRGEGAILLDRQGRSITAGVHPMGDLAPRDVVAAAIDTRMKATGDPCVYLDARGIEGFESRFPTVTASCRAAGIDPIRQPIPVIPGAHYSCGGVTTDVYGRTDLPGLFAAGEVARTGMHGANRLASNSLLEGLVVGGRAGKAAAAHAATAGPSRATWPEPLVHTAPQRGELQRAMSQEASVVRNADGLRWLSAMLDGPVRSVASRRDFEDVALALAARAVVAAALARTESRGCHHRAECLDATPDQARSMMIRLADDPNTVSAEALAAVG
- the nadC gene encoding carboxylating nicotinate-nucleotide diphosphorylase, whose amino-acid sequence is MKLSDGERAAARETIRRGLDEDLSCGPDVTTLATVPAGATATALMVPREAGVVAGVDVALLVLDEVIGADGYRVLDRVDDGARVQPGEPVLTIHAETRGLLTAERTMLNLVCHMSGIATTTAAWVDAVHGTKAKIRDTRKTLPGLRALQKYAVRVGGGVNHRLALGDEALIKDNHVAAAGSVVDALRAVRAAAPELSCEVEVDSLEQLDAVLPEKPELILLDNFPVWQTQTAVQRRDTRAPTVLLESSGGLSLDNAATYAATGVDYLAVGALTHSVRVLDVGLDM
- a CDS encoding nitroreductase family deazaflavin-dependent oxidoreductase, yielding MSAKDHPNNAPGVPMVFPPWFERFQIKYINPALKPIARYLPGTATITHRGRKSGKQYRTIVTAYRKGDVLAIALGHGKTDWVKNVLAAGEADVCFTRHHVHLTNPRILPAGSDGDGLPFMARAQVGRMGIFVADIT
- the hisD gene encoding histidinol dehydrogenase — its product is MLARIDLRGAELTAARLRAAMPRGGADVEAVLPSVRPIVQAVAERGAEAALEYGASFDGVRPPAVRVPDSALHAALSELDPDVRDALQVMVERTRAVHTDQRRSDVTTTLGPGATVTERWIPVERVGLYVPGGNAVYPSSVVMNVVPAQAAGVDSLVIASPPQSAPQTRFDGLPHPTILAAARLLGVDEVWSVGGAQAVALLAYGGTDRDGRELVPVDMITGPGNIYVTAAKRLCRSQVGIDAEAGPTEIAILADNMADPAHVAADLISQAEHDEMAASVLVTPSQDLADATDTELAAQLQTTVHRERVIAALRGRQSAIILVDDLDAGVQVVNAYAAEHLEIQTADAPQVASRIRSAGAIFVGPWSPVSLGDYCAGSNHVLPTAGCARHSSGLSVQTFLRGVHVVDYTEAALKDVSGHVITLAKAEDLPAHGEAVRRRFER
- a CDS encoding histidinol-phosphate transaminase; this encodes MTGASGSKPTLDDLPLRDDLRGKSPYGAPQLRVPVRLNTNENPHPPTRELVDDVVRSVGEAAVDLHRYPDRDAVALRTDLANYLTAQTGSRVGVENVWAANGSNEILQQLLQAFGGPGRTAIGFVPSYSMHPIICDGTHTEWLEAVRAHDFGLDIETAVAAIVDRRPDVVFITSPNNPTGQSVSLSHLRRLLDVAPGILIVDEAYAEFSSQPSAVELIETYPTKLVVSRTMSKAFAFAGGRLGYLVATPALVEALLLVRLPYHLSLVTQAAARAALRHADDTLGSVATLIAERERVSASLASMGFRVIPSDANFVLFGEFADAPAVWQRYLDAGVLIRDVGILGYLRVTTGLADENEAFLRASARIAATELAPAGASTVGAP
- the hisB gene encoding imidazoleglycerol-phosphate dehydratase HisB, with the translated sequence MTGIQTSTGARRARIERRTRESDIVIELDLDGAGNVDIDTGVPFYDHMLTALGSHASFDLTVRTKGDVEIEAHHTIEDTAIALGQALGQALGDKKGIRRFGDAFIPMDETLAHAAVDVSGRPYCVHTGEPDHLQHTTIAGNSVPYHTVINRHVFESLAMNARIALHVRVLYGRDPHHITEAQYKAVARALRQAVEPDPRVSGVPSTKGVL
- the hisH gene encoding imidazole glycerol phosphate synthase subunit HisH, with protein sequence MTGKSVVVLDYGSGNLRSAQRALQRVGADVDVTADTGAALAADGLVVPGVGAFEACMTGLRKIGGELIIAERVTAGRPVLGVCVGMQILFARGVEFGVETQGCGQWSGAVTRLAAPVIPHMGWNTVRTAAGSVLFKGLDAGVRFYFVHSYAAQRWEGASDAQLTWATHQVPFLAAVEDGPLAATQFHPEKSGDAGATVLSNWVESL
- the priA gene encoding bifunctional 1-(5-phosphoribosyl)-5-((5-phosphoribosylamino)methylideneamino)imidazole-4-carboxamide isomerase/phosphoribosylanthranilate isomerase PriA translates to MVPLILLPAVDVVEGRAVRLVQGKAGSETEYGSAVDAALGWQRDGAEWIHLVDLDAAFGRGSNRELLAEVVAKLDVQVELSGGIRDDDSLAAALATGCARVNLGTAALENPQWCARMLAEHGDKVAVGLDVQIVEGRHRLRGRGWETDGGDLWDVLERLDREGCSRFVVTDVTKDGTLAGPNLELLAAVADRTEAPVIASGGVSSLDDLRAIATLSGRGVEGAIVGKALYAGRFTLPQALAAVRE
- a CDS encoding inositol monophosphatase family protein, which encodes MDLAARVAPLVEKASTILDAVVPQFVDGHRADSAVPKKGNDFATEVDLAIERQVVAALEAATGIGVHGEEFGGTAVESPWVWVLDPVDGTFNYAAGSPMAAILLALLHDGDPVAGLTWLPFIDERYTAVAGGPLLKNGVPQVSLAPVKLADSLIGVGTFSADSRGPYPGRYRLAVLENLSRVSSRLRMHGSTGIDLVYVADGILGGAISFGGHIWDLAAGVAQVRAAGGIVTGLTGEPWTPETRSVLAAAPGVHGEILEMLRAIGEPEDY